From Caldicellulosiruptor hydrothermalis 108, a single genomic window includes:
- a CDS encoding ATP-binding cassette domain-containing protein, with product MSFPIYIAAELTKKFGNKMVIDKLSFEIYENEFVYLKGANGAGKTTLLNIIAKLDNLWSGELKFKGVSLKKIKLHNYPISYIPDTPIFYEGLTVKEHLNFISSMYGLKDEEAREIVDIYVSVFNLKEYLNYLPSQLSRGNKQKVMLCCGLLKDFEVLIADEPFNFLDSDSIKALFEILSIIKSSGKTIILTSHEVEYIKSLIDREIELKRSVE from the coding sequence ATGTCTTTTCCAATTTATATTGCCGCTGAATTAACAAAAAAATTTGGGAATAAAATGGTTATAGATAAACTGAGTTTTGAAATATATGAAAATGAATTCGTTTATTTAAAAGGAGCAAATGGAGCAGGAAAGACTACGCTACTCAATATTATTGCAAAGTTAGATAATTTATGGAGTGGTGAATTAAAATTTAAAGGCGTAAGCTTAAAAAAGATAAAATTACATAATTATCCAATCAGTTATATACCAGATACACCTATTTTTTATGAAGGTTTAACAGTAAAAGAGCATTTGAATTTTATATCCTCAATGTATGGTTTAAAAGACGAAGAAGCAAGAGAAATCGTAGATATATATGTTAGTGTATTTAATTTAAAGGAATATTTGAATTATTTGCCTTCTCAACTTTCGCGTGGTAATAAGCAAAAAGTAATGCTGTGTTGTGGTTTGCTAAAGGATTTTGAGGTGTTAATAGCTGACGAGCCATTTAATTTTTTGGATTCTGATTCTATTAAGGCTTTATTTGAAATATTATCTATAATAAAAAGTAGTGGAAAGACTATAATATTAACATCGCATGAAGTTGAGTATATAAAAAGTTTGATAGACAGAGAGATTGAACTTAAGAGGAGTGTAGAGTAA